The Polyangium aurulentum genomic interval CCACGCCGTGGAATCGTGAGGGCTCCTGGATGGCGGCTGCGGCCGCTGCCCCGATGTCCTGCACCGCAACCAGGGCCACCTCCGTGTGGGGCAGGAGCGTGGTGAGCAGCCGGTCCCCCGTGCCCCCCTCGAACATCATGGAAGGGCGGATGAAGTTCTCCATGAAGAAGGACGGCTTGATGAGGGTCCAGAAGCGGAATCCGGCATTCTTCACCAGCTCTTCGGTGTACGCCTTGCTCTCCCAGTAGTTGCGGATATGGTCCCGCTCGAGCTCCCAGCCCGGCGCTCGCCGGTGGTGCGTGCCGGCTCCGGACACCGAGGTGTGAATGAACTGCGGCACGCCGGCCGCCCGGGCTGCCTCGACGAGGTTCTTCCCCTGCACTCGCTCGGAGTCCGACTCGGGGTCGGCCATGTTCGGGTGCTGCACGGAGAACACCGCCCGCGCTCCCTCGCAGGCGATGCGCAGCGAGCCGGGGTCGTCGAGGTTGCCCCGCACGAGGACCGCGCCACGAGCACGCAACGTAATCGCAGGGGCCGCATCAGGGTCACGAACGAGCGCACGCACGGGAACGCCTCGCTCGAGCAGCGCAGCGGCCACGGCTCCACCTTGCCTGCCCGTGGCGCCGGTGACCAGCACGGGCTCGGTGATCACTTCGATGGACATGAGCTATCCTTCCCGAGGCGAATGAAGGCCTCGAAATACCTCCCCACCATGCGGCGCTCGAGCGGCCACGACCATTCGAGCGCGTCCACATTGCTTGCGAAATCGTCCAGCCGGGGCCACGCGTGGACCCGCTGAGCGAGC includes:
- a CDS encoding NmrA/HSCARG family protein, with the protein product MSIEVITEPVLVTGATGRQGGAVAAALLERGVPVRALVRDPDAAPAITLRARGAVLVRGNLDDPGSLRIACEGARAVFSVQHPNMADPESDSERVQGKNLVEAARAAGVPQFIHTSVSGAGTHHRRAPGWELERDHIRNYWESKAYTEELVKNAGFRFWTLIKPSFFMENFIRPSMMFEGGTGDRLLTTLLPHTEVALVAVQDIGAAAAAAIQEPSRFHGVELELASERLTMREIARALSRALDLPIEAPSLTPDEAIARGLMPVIARSHARLNHHGSPATPEAARALGIPLTDFETWLRHHPL